A region of Larus michahellis chromosome 15, bLarMic1.1, whole genome shotgun sequence DNA encodes the following proteins:
- the ZBTB34 gene encoding zinc finger and BTB domain-containing protein 34 isoform X3: MDDVEICLFNWKNRLLFTSVEMDSSSFIQFDVPEYSNTVLSQLNELRLQGKLCDIIVHIQGQPFRAHKAVLAASSPYFRDHSALSTMSGLSISVIKNPNVFEQLLSFCYTGRMSLQLKDVVSFLTAASFLQMQCVIDKCTQILESIHSKISVGDVDSVTVGAEENPENRNGVKDSSYFANPIEISPPYCSQVRQAAAGSDLRMETTPGKTLRGRLQEEGHSDRGSSGSISEYEIQIEGDHEQGDLIVRESQIAEVKVKMEKSDRPSCSDSSSLGDDGYHTEMVDGEQVVAVNVGSYGSVLQHVYSFTHASSQATGVSETFGSLSNTSPSRSMLSCFRGGRARQKRVSAGHLHSDVQGLVQGADSESMVSNPGYENSPRERNARGHWYPYNERLICIYCGKSFNQKGSLDRHMRLHMGITPFVCKFCGKKYTRKDQLEYHIRGHTDDKPFRCEICGKCFPFQGTLNQHLRKNHPGVTEVRNRVESPDRTEAFVEQKVDNDASASEAMDSSMEIHAMSNASD; encoded by the exons ATGGATGATGTTGAGATCTGTTTGTTCAATTGGAAAAACAG ATTACTCTTTACATCAGTAGAAATGGACAGCAGCAGTTTCATTCAGTTTGATGTGCCCGAGTACAGCAACACTGTTCTGAGCCAGTTAAATGAACTCCGCTTGCAAGGAAAGCTATGTGACATAATTGTGCACATTCAGGGTCAGCCATTTCGAGCCCACAAAGCTGTCTTAGCTGCCAGTTCTCCGTATTTCCGTGACCATTCGGCATTAAGCACCATGAGTGGCTTATCAATATCAGTTATTAAAAATCCCAATGTTTTTGAacagttgctttctttttgttaCACTGGAAGGATGTCCTTGCAGCTGAAGGATGTCGTTAGTTTCCTAACTGCAGCTAGCTTTCTACAGATGCAGTGCGTCATTGATAAATGCACACAGATACTGGAGAGTATCCATTCAAAGATCAGTGTTGGTGATGTTGACTCTGTCACTGTTGGTGCTGAAGAAAATCCAGAAAATCGCAATGGAGTTAAAGACAGCAGCTACTTTGCCAATCCCATTGAGATATCTCCCCCCTATTGCTCTCAGGTGCGACAGGCAGCGGCAGGCAGCGATCTTAGGATGGAAACTACTCCAGGCAAAACCCTACGCGGTCGTCTGCAAGAAGAAGGGCATTCAGATCGAGGAAGCAGTGGGAGTATCTCTGAATACGAGATTCAGATTGAAGGTGACCATGAGCAAGGAGACCTGATAGTAAGGGAAAGTCAGATTGCAGAGGTGAAAGTTAAAATGGAAAAGTCCGACAGGCCAAGCTGCTCTGATAGCTCCTCCCTTGGCGACGACGGATATCACACTGAAATGGTGGATGGAGAGCAAGTGGTGGCGGTAAATGTTGGTTCCTATGGGTCTGTCTTACAACATGTTTATTCGTTTACCCATGCCTCGTCACAGGCTACAGGCGTGTCTGAAACCTTCGGAAGCCTGAGCAATACGAGTCCTTCAAGGTCAATGCTGAGCTGTTTCAGAGGGGGTCGTGCACGCCAAAAACGGGTATCCGCCGGTCACTTGCATAGCGATGTTCAGGGCTTGGTGCAAGGGGCTGACAGTGAATCCATGGTGAGTAACCCAGGATATGAAAATAGCCCACGGGAAAGAAATGCCAGAGGTCACTGGTATCCATACAACGAGAGGCTAATTTGTATTTACTGTGGGAAGTCTTTCAACCAGAAAGGGAGCCTCGATCGACACATGCGATTGCACATGGGAATAACTCCTTTCGTGTGCAAGTTTTGTGGGAAGAAATACACCCGCAAGGACCAGCTCGAGTATCATATTCGTGGTCACACAGATGACAAGCCCTTTCGCTGCGAGATCtgtggaaaatgttttcctttccaggGTACGCTAAACCAGCATTTGCGAAAAAATCACCCTGGGGTAACGGAGGTAAGAAACAGGGTAGAGTCTCCAGACAGAACAGAAGCTTTTGTGGAACAGAAAGTAGATAATGATGCTTCAGCTTCTGAAGCTATGGATTCTAGTATGGAAATTCATGCAATGTCTAACGCATCTGATTAA
- the ZBTB34 gene encoding zinc finger and BTB domain-containing protein 34 isoform X2: MENSVFLLSCKSSRFSFRLLFTSVEMDSSSFIQFDVPEYSNTVLSQLNELRLQGKLCDIIVHIQGQPFRAHKAVLAASSPYFRDHSALSTMSGLSISVIKNPNVFEQLLSFCYTGRMSLQLKDVVSFLTAASFLQMQCVIDKCTQILESIHSKISVGDVDSVTVGAEENPENRNGVKDSSYFANPIEISPPYCSQVRQAAAGSDLRMETTPGKTLRGRLQEEGHSDRGSSGSISEYEIQIEGDHEQGDLIVRESQIAEVKVKMEKSDRPSCSDSSSLGDDGYHTEMVDGEQVVAVNVGSYGSVLQHVYSFTHASSQATGVSETFGSLSNTSPSRSMLSCFRGGRARQKRVSAGHLHSDVQGLVQGADSESMVSNPGYENSPRERNARGHWYPYNERLICIYCGKSFNQKGSLDRHMRLHMGITPFVCKFCGKKYTRKDQLEYHIRGHTDDKPFRCEICGKCFPFQGTLNQHLRKNHPGVTEVRNRVESPDRTEAFVEQKVDNDASASEAMDSSMEIHAMSNASD; this comes from the coding sequence atggaaaactCTGTATTCCTTCTCAGTTGTAAATCTTCTCGTTTTTCTTTCAGATTACTCTTTACATCAGTAGAAATGGACAGCAGCAGTTTCATTCAGTTTGATGTGCCCGAGTACAGCAACACTGTTCTGAGCCAGTTAAATGAACTCCGCTTGCAAGGAAAGCTATGTGACATAATTGTGCACATTCAGGGTCAGCCATTTCGAGCCCACAAAGCTGTCTTAGCTGCCAGTTCTCCGTATTTCCGTGACCATTCGGCATTAAGCACCATGAGTGGCTTATCAATATCAGTTATTAAAAATCCCAATGTTTTTGAacagttgctttctttttgttaCACTGGAAGGATGTCCTTGCAGCTGAAGGATGTCGTTAGTTTCCTAACTGCAGCTAGCTTTCTACAGATGCAGTGCGTCATTGATAAATGCACACAGATACTGGAGAGTATCCATTCAAAGATCAGTGTTGGTGATGTTGACTCTGTCACTGTTGGTGCTGAAGAAAATCCAGAAAATCGCAATGGAGTTAAAGACAGCAGCTACTTTGCCAATCCCATTGAGATATCTCCCCCCTATTGCTCTCAGGTGCGACAGGCAGCGGCAGGCAGCGATCTTAGGATGGAAACTACTCCAGGCAAAACCCTACGCGGTCGTCTGCAAGAAGAAGGGCATTCAGATCGAGGAAGCAGTGGGAGTATCTCTGAATACGAGATTCAGATTGAAGGTGACCATGAGCAAGGAGACCTGATAGTAAGGGAAAGTCAGATTGCAGAGGTGAAAGTTAAAATGGAAAAGTCCGACAGGCCAAGCTGCTCTGATAGCTCCTCCCTTGGCGACGACGGATATCACACTGAAATGGTGGATGGAGAGCAAGTGGTGGCGGTAAATGTTGGTTCCTATGGGTCTGTCTTACAACATGTTTATTCGTTTACCCATGCCTCGTCACAGGCTACAGGCGTGTCTGAAACCTTCGGAAGCCTGAGCAATACGAGTCCTTCAAGGTCAATGCTGAGCTGTTTCAGAGGGGGTCGTGCACGCCAAAAACGGGTATCCGCCGGTCACTTGCATAGCGATGTTCAGGGCTTGGTGCAAGGGGCTGACAGTGAATCCATGGTGAGTAACCCAGGATATGAAAATAGCCCACGGGAAAGAAATGCCAGAGGTCACTGGTATCCATACAACGAGAGGCTAATTTGTATTTACTGTGGGAAGTCTTTCAACCAGAAAGGGAGCCTCGATCGACACATGCGATTGCACATGGGAATAACTCCTTTCGTGTGCAAGTTTTGTGGGAAGAAATACACCCGCAAGGACCAGCTCGAGTATCATATTCGTGGTCACACAGATGACAAGCCCTTTCGCTGCGAGATCtgtggaaaatgttttcctttccaggGTACGCTAAACCAGCATTTGCGAAAAAATCACCCTGGGGTAACGGAGGTAAGAAACAGGGTAGAGTCTCCAGACAGAACAGAAGCTTTTGTGGAACAGAAAGTAGATAATGATGCTTCAGCTTCTGAAGCTATGGATTCTAGTATGGAAATTCATGCAATGTCTAACGCATCTGATTAA